TTATAATCCGAAGCTATCATATGTCTGCAGCTTCATGTGCAAGTCGTAGTTTACGAATTCCCtaacgcaatttactttgaaaaatcgaattagttcaataaggcacttgcccttggcggagggcctagaggAATGAGCAAGTATGCTGCACTTGCGCGGCgcgcacgtgcgtgcgcgcgtaacGTACGTGGCTTGTGGTGGGGGCGCTTGTCTTAAGTCGGTCGGGCTTGtctaaggtgtattaaggagcaTTATAGTGggttaaggtgtattaaggaggattagggtcgattaagatgaattacagtaggctttacaaggctttcgccttcgcgtctcttaTATAAGTGATATAGCTAAGGACACTTGGGAATTGTTAGGTCATCTTACTTCGCAGGCGCAGCCGTGGCGTCCCTGGCGCCGGGCGGTtctccgccgccgtcgtcgcctgCGCCGCTGGACCCCAACGACCCGCTCCTGACCAACCCGACGGTGGCGTTGGCCGTCAAGTCGTTCCGCAACATGCGCAGCGCCGCGCTGACGCCCGTCGCACGGCGGCTCCGAGACATCATGATCAAGCGCCAGCAGCTgagacaacagcagcagcagcagatggCGCTGCAGCAGCAACTGAGccctggcggcggcggcggccaggACTGGACCGAGGTCAGCATCGCCTGCCCGCCGCCCGGCACCAACCTGCACGGCCGGAAGCCGATCAAGGGCCGCCGGCCGCTCATTCCTCCGGGCCAGCTGCTTCGGGAAACCCTCGGCGCCGACGT
This region of Dermacentor silvarum isolate Dsil-2018 chromosome 5, BIME_Dsil_1.4, whole genome shotgun sequence genomic DNA includes:
- the LOC119454024 gene encoding uncharacterized protein LOC119454024; this translates as MRADEPADLLPPTLAANGHLGIVRSSYFAGAAVASLAPGGSPPPSSPAPLDPNDPLLTNPTVALAVKSFRNMRSAALTPVARRLRDIMIKRQQLRQQQQQQMALQQQLSPGGGGGQDWTEVSIACPPPGTNLHGRKPIKGRRPLIPPGQLLRETLGADVLLLLGALLAFLGSAVTLLATYGRFGNPESRPTVLGLGPPLVGIGFVFCMLRLFFCKPQKIKNACCGWLLAARVHPSRGGNRTPVNVATAVAPQVADHGATYDATRFSQTWTIT